A window of the Streptomyces formicae genome harbors these coding sequences:
- a CDS encoding HNH endonuclease, translating to MPHVLVLNASYEPLGVVPLRRALVLVLENKAICLEESGAFMHSATRVIPAPSVVRLKRFVRVPYRGPVPLTRRALFARDGGRCMYCGGVATSVDHVVPRSRGGQHAWDNVVAACRRCNHVKADRHLRELGWRLRHQPAPPSGLAWRIIGTGHRDPRWLPYLQPYGADDALARIDGISA from the coding sequence GTGCCGCACGTCCTCGTCCTCAACGCGTCGTACGAGCCGCTCGGCGTCGTACCGCTCCGCCGCGCGCTCGTCCTCGTCCTCGAGAACAAGGCCATCTGCCTCGAGGAGTCCGGCGCCTTCATGCACAGCGCGACCCGAGTGATCCCCGCGCCCAGCGTGGTGAGGCTCAAGCGCTTCGTGCGGGTCCCCTACCGGGGGCCCGTTCCACTGACCCGTCGCGCGCTGTTCGCACGCGACGGTGGCCGCTGCATGTACTGCGGTGGCGTCGCGACCAGCGTCGACCACGTCGTCCCGCGCAGCCGCGGCGGTCAGCACGCCTGGGACAACGTGGTGGCGGCCTGCCGCCGCTGTAACCACGTCAAGGCCGACCGGCACCTGCGCGAGCTGGGCTGGCGGCTGCGGCACCAACCGGCTCCGCCGAGCGGCCTGGCCTGGCGCATCATCGGCACGGGGCATAGGGACCCGCGCTGGCTGCCATACCTGCAGCCGTACGGCGCGGACGACGCGTTGGCCCGGATCGACGGCATCTCTGCCTGA
- a CDS encoding carbohydrate ABC transporter permease — protein MTQTTLSPLRKSGTAADAAASRGTARRAARRRAALRWIAVHSLAIAAALFFVLPFVFVFLTAVMSDDQALTRELWPHTWEWGNFATVWHTPGFLTWWRNTLLYAGLGTVLAVASSIPVAYALAKFRFRGRNVMMMLVIAAMMLPPQVVIVPMYLFWAKQLDLAGTLWPLIVPFAFGNAFTIFLLRQFLLTIPREYTEAAKIDGCGEFRTMVRVVLPMARPAVAASALFHFFYCWNDYFGPQIYASENPAAWTLSYGLESFKGAHQTDWNLTMAATVMIMAPVIVVFFFAQKAFIEGVTLTGVKG, from the coding sequence ATGACACAGACGACACTCTCACCCCTGCGAAAGAGCGGAACCGCGGCCGACGCCGCGGCGAGCCGGGGCACGGCCCGCAGGGCGGCGCGCCGCCGCGCCGCCCTGCGGTGGATCGCGGTCCACTCGCTGGCGATCGCCGCCGCCCTGTTCTTCGTGCTGCCCTTCGTCTTCGTGTTCCTCACGGCCGTGATGAGCGACGACCAGGCGCTCACGCGCGAGCTGTGGCCGCACACCTGGGAGTGGGGCAACTTCGCCACCGTGTGGCACACGCCCGGCTTCCTCACCTGGTGGCGCAACACGCTGCTGTACGCGGGGCTCGGCACCGTCCTCGCGGTCGCGTCCAGCATCCCGGTGGCGTACGCGCTCGCGAAGTTCCGCTTCCGCGGGCGGAACGTGATGATGATGCTGGTGATCGCGGCGATGATGCTGCCGCCGCAGGTGGTCATCGTCCCGATGTATCTGTTCTGGGCGAAGCAGCTGGACCTGGCGGGCACGCTCTGGCCGCTGATCGTCCCGTTCGCCTTCGGCAACGCGTTCACGATCTTCCTGTTGCGGCAGTTCCTGCTGACGATCCCGCGCGAGTACACCGAGGCGGCGAAGATCGACGGCTGCGGCGAGTTCCGCACGATGGTCCGGGTCGTGCTGCCGATGGCCAGGCCCGCCGTCGCCGCCTCCGCGCTGTTCCACTTCTTCTACTGCTGGAACGACTACTTCGGACCGCAGATCTACGCATCCGAGAACCCGGCCGCGTGGACGCTGTCGTACGGCCTGGAGTCGTTCAAGGGCGCCCATCAGACGGACTGGAACCTGACGATGGCGGCAACCGTGATGATCATGGCCCCGGTGATCGTCGTCTTCTTCTTCGCACAGAAGGCCTTCATCGAGGGCGTCACACTGACCGGAGTGAAGGGCTAG
- a CDS encoding ABC transporter substrate-binding protein — protein sequence MPGTRRKTTAIALAAAASSIALLATACTGSNDAGATDDPKAKTTLTFWHGWSAPGEVKAIEENIKSFEAKNPNITVKVVKGITDDKLNQALRTGGSNAPDVVSSFTTDNVGRFCSSKALTDLKPFLDKSGIDPEKTFLPQMAKYTQHDGTRCTVPLLGDAYGLYYNKDAFEEAGITAPPKTLSEFDAVVKKLTKAKGDSFERLGFMPLFGGYETTVEHYGAGFGVTYLGPDGKSNTAQDPAVKALFTWQKKLVDELGGFQKLNKFRTALGDEWGPKHPFHTGQVAMQLDGEWRGKMASDAKLPFEIGAAPFPVPDAQAADYGKGYLSGTILGIAGTSEKKNAAWELVKYLSTDTDAVVSFANAIHNVPSTVEALNSPKLSDDPLYRTFVDIAQHPKSTHAPSSVNGGAFLLTLQDSGLAYEKGAENDLDALLKKNDAQVDKDNEQAG from the coding sequence ATGCCCGGAACCCGCCGGAAGACGACCGCCATCGCGCTCGCCGCGGCCGCGTCATCGATAGCCCTGCTCGCGACCGCCTGTACGGGGTCGAACGACGCCGGTGCGACCGACGACCCGAAAGCGAAGACCACACTCACCTTCTGGCACGGCTGGAGCGCCCCCGGCGAGGTGAAGGCGATCGAGGAGAACATCAAGTCGTTCGAGGCCAAGAACCCCAACATCACCGTCAAAGTCGTCAAGGGCATCACGGACGACAAGCTCAACCAGGCGCTGCGCACGGGCGGTTCGAACGCTCCGGACGTGGTGTCGTCGTTCACCACCGACAACGTGGGCCGGTTCTGCTCCTCCAAGGCGCTCACCGATCTGAAGCCGTTCCTGGACAAGTCGGGGATCGACCCCGAGAAGACCTTCCTGCCGCAGATGGCCAAGTACACACAGCACGACGGCACCCGCTGCACGGTGCCGCTGCTCGGGGACGCGTACGGCCTCTACTACAACAAGGACGCCTTCGAGGAGGCCGGGATCACGGCCCCGCCGAAGACCCTGTCCGAGTTCGACGCGGTCGTGAAGAAGCTCACCAAGGCGAAGGGCGACAGCTTCGAACGGCTCGGCTTCATGCCGCTGTTCGGGGGTTACGAGACCACGGTCGAGCACTACGGCGCCGGCTTCGGCGTCACGTACCTCGGCCCGGACGGCAAGTCGAACACGGCCCAGGACCCGGCCGTGAAGGCGCTGTTCACCTGGCAGAAGAAGCTGGTGGACGAGCTCGGCGGATTCCAGAAGCTCAACAAGTTCCGCACCGCGCTCGGTGACGAATGGGGGCCGAAGCACCCCTTCCACACCGGCCAGGTGGCCATGCAGCTGGACGGCGAGTGGCGCGGCAAGATGGCGTCGGATGCCAAGCTGCCCTTCGAGATCGGCGCGGCGCCGTTCCCGGTCCCGGACGCCCAGGCCGCCGACTACGGCAAGGGCTATCTGTCCGGCACGATCCTCGGCATCGCCGGCACGAGCGAGAAGAAGAACGCCGCCTGGGAGCTGGTGAAGTACCTCTCCACCGACACCGACGCGGTCGTCTCCTTCGCCAACGCCATCCACAACGTGCCGTCGACGGTCGAGGCGCTGAACTCGCCGAAGCTCAGCGACGACCCGCTCTACCGCACCTTCGTGGACATCGCCCAGCACCCCAAGAGCACGCACGCCCCCTCGTCCGTCAACGGCGGCGCCTTCCTGCTCACGCTCCAGGACAGCGGTCTCGCCTACGAGAAGGGCGCGGAGAACGATCTGGACGCGCTGCTGAAGAAGAACGACGCGCAGGTCGACAAGGACAACGAGCAGGCGGGCTGA
- a CDS encoding ROK family transcriptional regulator, with protein MAGTTPGTPRVLRAMNDRAALDLLLEHGPLSRTRIGKLTGLSKPTASQLLARLEAAGLVVATGTTEGRPGPNAQLYAVNARAAFAAGLDVTPQRIRAAVADITGATVGEFVLRTPGRRTASVVRQVTDALDGAVKAAGVTRAEVHRLVIGTPGAFDPSTGRLRYASHLPGWHSPTLLDELAAVLPMPVEYENDVNLVAVAEQRLGAARGHDDFVLLWNEFGMGAALVIGGRLHRGFTGGAGEVGFMPVPGAPLVRQVSKAGSGGFQELAGAQTVPRLARELGVEEIGHGPHEEVATGLLARAAAAADEPGPYRALLDTFGTGLATGLASMVAVLDPELVVLSGPLILAGGEPLRERVQAELAELAATHPRLVIGDVQEHPVLRGALESALAATRDEVFDTSR; from the coding sequence ATGGCCGGTACTACCCCGGGAACACCGCGCGTACTCCGCGCCATGAACGACCGCGCCGCGCTCGATCTGCTGCTCGAACACGGACCGCTCTCCCGGACCAGGATCGGCAAGCTCACCGGCCTGTCCAAGCCCACCGCCTCCCAGCTGCTGGCGCGGCTGGAGGCCGCGGGCCTGGTCGTCGCCACCGGCACCACCGAGGGAAGGCCCGGGCCGAACGCCCAGCTGTACGCCGTCAACGCCCGCGCCGCCTTCGCCGCCGGCCTCGATGTGACCCCGCAGCGCATCCGCGCCGCGGTCGCCGACATCACCGGCGCGACGGTCGGCGAGTTCGTCCTGCGGACCCCGGGGCGGCGGACGGCCAGCGTCGTCCGCCAGGTCACGGACGCCCTCGACGGGGCCGTGAAGGCCGCCGGGGTCACCCGTGCCGAGGTGCACCGCCTCGTCATCGGGACCCCGGGCGCCTTCGACCCGTCGACCGGGCGGCTGCGGTACGCCTCCCATCTGCCCGGCTGGCACTCCCCCACGCTGCTCGACGAGCTGGCGGCGGTGCTGCCGATGCCCGTCGAGTACGAGAACGACGTCAACCTGGTCGCCGTGGCCGAGCAGCGGCTCGGCGCGGCCCGCGGCCACGACGACTTCGTCCTGCTGTGGAACGAGTTCGGCATGGGCGCCGCCCTCGTGATCGGCGGGCGGCTGCACCGCGGCTTCACCGGCGGCGCGGGCGAGGTCGGCTTCATGCCGGTGCCCGGCGCCCCGCTGGTGCGGCAGGTCTCCAAGGCCGGCAGCGGCGGCTTCCAGGAGCTGGCCGGTGCGCAGACGGTGCCGCGCCTCGCCCGCGAGCTCGGCGTCGAGGAGATCGGGCACGGCCCGCACGAGGAGGTGGCGACGGGGCTGCTGGCCCGGGCGGCCGCCGCGGCCGACGAGCCCGGCCCGTACCGCGCCCTGCTCGACACCTTCGGGACCGGCCTGGCCACCGGTCTCGCCTCCATGGTCGCCGTGCTCGACCCCGAGCTCGTCGTCCTGTCCGGACCTCTGATCCTCGCCGGCGGGGAACCGCTGCGCGAGCGCGTGCAGGCCGAGCTCGCCGAACTCGCCGCCACGCACCCCCGGCTCGTCATCGGCGACGTACAGGAACATCCCGTGCTGCGCGGTGCGCTGGAGAGCGCCCTCGCCGCCACCCGCGACGAAGTCTTCGACACCTCACGCTGA
- a CDS encoding carbohydrate ABC transporter permease, which produces MTTVSPGPRAKRTRGAPRAERAKRALRTLGFLSPWLVGFSVFFAYPLISTVYFSFMKYDGFTAPTWVGLKNWVYVLQDNPFFWPSLRNMLWLVLVMVTCRVVFGLGIGLLITKVKTGAGLFRTLFYLPYLAPPVAATMAFVFLLNPGTGPVNTILGEAGLPEPDWFSSAVWSKPSLTLLALWGIGDLMVIFMASLLDVPKEQYEAAELDGAGPWQRFRYVTLPSISPIVLFAVITGVIATMQYYTEPLVAAKVASGVIGGSGQTFEPGYPDRSTLTVPQVVYNLGFQRFDTGAACVVALVLFVLAMIFTGFLMRRRSGFMAAED; this is translated from the coding sequence ATGACGACGGTCTCCCCCGGTCCGAGGGCGAAGCGCACCCGCGGTGCCCCGCGCGCGGAGCGCGCCAAACGAGCACTGCGTACCCTCGGTTTCCTCTCGCCGTGGCTGGTCGGGTTCAGCGTGTTCTTCGCGTACCCGCTGATCTCGACCGTCTACTTCTCCTTCATGAAGTACGACGGCTTCACCGCACCCACCTGGGTGGGCCTGAAGAACTGGGTCTACGTCCTCCAGGACAACCCGTTCTTCTGGCCGTCGCTGCGCAACATGCTGTGGCTGGTGCTGGTGATGGTCACCTGCCGGGTCGTCTTCGGGCTGGGCATCGGGCTGCTGATCACGAAGGTCAAGACGGGCGCGGGGCTCTTCCGCACCCTGTTCTACCTGCCCTATCTGGCCCCGCCGGTGGCGGCGACGATGGCCTTCGTCTTCCTGCTCAACCCGGGCACGGGTCCCGTCAACACCATCCTGGGCGAGGCCGGTCTCCCCGAGCCCGACTGGTTCTCCAGCGCCGTCTGGTCGAAGCCGTCGCTCACGCTGCTCGCGCTGTGGGGCATCGGCGACCTCATGGTCATCTTCATGGCGTCGCTGCTCGACGTGCCGAAGGAGCAGTACGAGGCCGCCGAGCTGGACGGGGCGGGGCCGTGGCAGCGCTTCCGGTACGTCACGCTGCCGAGCATCTCGCCGATCGTGCTCTTCGCGGTGATCACCGGGGTGATCGCCACGATGCAGTACTACACCGAGCCCCTGGTCGCCGCGAAGGTCGCGAGCGGGGTGATCGGCGGCTCCGGGCAGACATTCGAGCCCGGCTACCCGGACAGGTCCACGCTCACCGTGCCGCAGGTGGTCTACAACCTGGGCTTCCAGCGCTTCGACACCGGGGCGGCGTGTGTCGTGGCGCTCGTGCTGTTCGTACTCGCCATGATCTTCACCGGATTCCTGATGCGCCGGCGCAGCGGCTTCATGGCGGCGGAGGACTGA
- a CDS encoding N-acetylglucosamine kinase, with the protein MGVTRSVLAIDAGNSKTDVAVVGTDGSVLGTARGGGFQPPAVGVDAAMRVLSDTVERAAASAGATAQGGPPRFAHVAACLANADLPVEEQELTAALRGLGWSRSVEVRNDTFAILRAGVEEPRGVAVVCGAGINCVGMLPDGRTARFPAIGKISGDWGGGAGLAEEALWFAARAEDGRGEATELARTLPAHFGLDSMYALIEALHLGRVPPVRKHELTPVLFATAARGDGVAGAIVDRLADEVVTMATVALSRLGLLDEEAPVVLGGSVLAAGHPRLDTRITALLCARAPKAAPSVVTSPPVLGAALLALDHVGAEEEARAGLRSHYGA; encoded by the coding sequence GTGGGCGTGACTCGTTCCGTACTCGCCATCGACGCGGGCAACAGCAAGACCGACGTGGCGGTGGTCGGGACCGACGGATCGGTCCTCGGGACCGCCCGCGGCGGCGGCTTCCAGCCGCCTGCGGTGGGCGTCGACGCGGCCATGCGGGTGCTCTCCGACACGGTGGAACGGGCGGCCGCATCCGCGGGGGCGACCGCTCAGGGCGGGCCGCCGCGCTTCGCGCACGTCGCCGCCTGCCTCGCCAACGCCGATCTCCCCGTCGAGGAGCAGGAGTTGACGGCCGCCCTGCGCGGACTGGGCTGGAGCCGCTCGGTCGAGGTGCGCAACGACACCTTCGCGATCCTGCGCGCCGGGGTCGAGGAGCCGCGCGGTGTGGCCGTCGTCTGCGGCGCCGGCATCAACTGCGTGGGGATGCTGCCCGACGGCCGCACGGCACGCTTCCCGGCCATCGGCAAGATCTCCGGCGACTGGGGCGGCGGCGCGGGTCTGGCGGAGGAGGCCCTGTGGTTCGCGGCGCGCGCCGAGGACGGCCGCGGCGAGGCGACGGAGCTCGCGCGGACCCTCCCGGCGCACTTCGGGCTCGACTCGATGTACGCGCTGATCGAGGCCCTGCACCTGGGCCGTGTCCCGCCCGTCCGCAAACACGAGCTGACCCCGGTGCTCTTCGCGACCGCGGCCCGGGGCGACGGGGTCGCCGGCGCGATCGTCGACCGTCTCGCCGACGAAGTCGTGACGATGGCCACGGTGGCCCTCTCCCGGCTCGGCCTCCTCGACGAGGAGGCTCCGGTCGTCCTCGGCGGCAGCGTGCTCGCCGCCGGCCACCCCCGCCTCGACACCCGCATCACCGCCCTGCTCTGCGCCCGCGCCCCCAAGGCCGCCCCCTCCGTGGTCACTTCGCCCCCGGTCCTGGGCGCGGCCCTGCTGGCCCTGGACCACGTGGGCGCGGAGGAGGAGGCCCGGGCGGGACTGCGGTCGCACTACGGGGCGTAG
- a CDS encoding mechanosensitive ion channel family protein, whose amino-acid sequence MSLAADPSPPPVALDKAAEKATNAASWVEENWSTWLSVGLRILLILAIAILLRIAVRRALTKLIERMNRSAQAVEGTALGGLLVNAERRRQRSEAIGSVLRSVASFVILGTAGLMILGALNINLAPLLASAGVAGVALGFGARNLVTDFLSGVFMILEDQYGVGDTVDAGVASGEVIEVGLRVTKLRGDNGEIWYVRNGEVKRIGNLSQGWATASVDVSVRPSEDLDQVRKVIEEAARAMSKDEPWNERLWGPVEVLGLTEVLLDRMTVSVSAKTMPGKALGVERELRWRIKRAFDEEGIRIVGGLPLQTDGEQPVKDPTAGVAAPSAYASSTSPQSVAASPIAPQPNLSK is encoded by the coding sequence GTGTCCCTGGCCGCCGATCCGTCACCCCCGCCCGTCGCCCTCGACAAGGCGGCGGAGAAGGCCACCAACGCCGCAAGCTGGGTGGAGGAGAACTGGTCCACCTGGCTCAGCGTCGGCCTGCGCATCCTCCTCATCCTGGCGATCGCGATCCTGCTCCGGATCGCCGTGCGGCGTGCGCTCACGAAGCTGATAGAGCGGATGAACCGCAGCGCCCAGGCCGTGGAGGGCACCGCGCTCGGCGGGCTGCTGGTGAACGCCGAGCGCCGCCGCCAGCGGTCCGAGGCGATCGGCTCCGTGCTCCGCTCGGTCGCGTCGTTCGTGATCCTCGGTACGGCGGGCCTGATGATCCTCGGCGCGCTCAACATCAATCTCGCCCCGCTGCTCGCCTCGGCCGGTGTCGCGGGTGTGGCGCTCGGTTTCGGCGCCCGGAACCTGGTCACCGACTTCCTGTCGGGCGTCTTCATGATCCTGGAGGACCAGTACGGCGTCGGTGACACGGTCGACGCGGGCGTCGCCTCCGGCGAGGTGATCGAGGTCGGGCTGCGCGTGACGAAGCTGCGCGGTGACAACGGCGAGATCTGGTACGTCCGCAACGGCGAGGTCAAGCGCATCGGCAACCTCAGCCAGGGCTGGGCCACGGCCTCCGTCGATGTGAGCGTGCGCCCGAGCGAGGACCTGGACCAGGTCCGCAAGGTCATCGAGGAGGCCGCCCGGGCGATGTCCAAGGACGAGCCCTGGAACGAGCGCCTGTGGGGCCCGGTCGAGGTGCTGGGCCTGACCGAGGTGCTGCTGGACCGGATGACCGTGTCGGTGTCCGCGAAGACGATGCCGGGCAAGGCGCTCGGCGTGGAGCGCGAGCTGCGCTGGCGGATCAAGCGCGCCTTCGACGAGGAGGGCATCCGGATCGTGGGCGGTCTGCCGCTCCAGACGGACGGCGAGCAGCCGGTGAAGGACCCGACGGCGGGCGTGGCGGCCCCGTCGGCGTACGCGTCGTCGACGTCGCCGCAGTCGGTGGCGGCGTCCCCGATCGCCCCGCAGCCGAATCTGTCGAAGTAG
- a CDS encoding glutamate ABC transporter substrate-binding protein, with protein MTDDIPGGARDTARTPWAGGLARRLRGWGGVAGMAVACALTASLTLLPLSHGTGTGTAEPASPGTTGPGSTAAVAAKADECSDPEASLQPSAADGPAIAAIKQRGKLIIGVDQNSYRWGYRTADGKLEGFDIDLARAIAEDILGDPEAVIFRAIPTNQRIAALDNGTVDLVVRTMTINCARIKQVAFSTAYFQTGQQVLAPRESPITGYDKSLADRRVCSAEGSTAYEALAKQSFGAVFQDEDDGGPGDRDRLTVSNQLDCLVRLQLGEVDAVVTDAALAAGQAAQDPAVELKGGKPFTTEYYGVAARLGKDDLVRRVNKVLVDYRNGPWMTAYTKWLQADLPGISGPPAPKYRNN; from the coding sequence ATGACGGACGACATTCCGGGCGGGGCGCGGGACACGGCTCGCACTCCCTGGGCCGGCGGCCTGGCGCGCAGGCTGCGCGGCTGGGGCGGTGTCGCCGGGATGGCGGTGGCCTGTGCGCTGACCGCGTCGCTGACGCTGCTGCCGCTCTCGCACGGCACCGGCACCGGCACCGCCGAGCCCGCCTCGCCCGGGACGACGGGCCCCGGCTCCACCGCCGCGGTCGCCGCGAAGGCGGACGAGTGCAGCGACCCGGAGGCGTCGCTCCAGCCGTCCGCCGCGGACGGCCCGGCGATCGCCGCGATCAAGCAGCGCGGCAAGCTGATCATCGGCGTCGACCAGAACAGCTACCGGTGGGGCTACCGCACGGCGGACGGCAAGCTGGAGGGGTTCGATATCGATCTGGCCCGGGCCATCGCCGAGGACATCCTGGGCGACCCCGAAGCCGTCATCTTCCGGGCCATCCCCACCAACCAGCGGATCGCCGCACTCGACAACGGCACGGTCGACCTCGTCGTCCGTACGATGACGATCAACTGCGCCCGGATCAAGCAGGTCGCCTTCTCCACCGCGTACTTCCAGACCGGACAGCAGGTGCTCGCCCCCCGCGAGTCCCCCATCACCGGGTACGACAAGTCCCTTGCGGACCGCCGGGTCTGCTCGGCCGAGGGGTCGACGGCCTACGAGGCGCTGGCGAAGCAGTCGTTCGGCGCGGTCTTCCAGGACGAGGACGACGGCGGACCGGGCGACAGGGACCGGCTCACGGTCTCCAACCAGCTGGACTGCCTGGTCCGTCTCCAGCTGGGTGAGGTCGACGCGGTCGTGACGGACGCCGCCCTCGCGGCGGGCCAGGCGGCGCAGGACCCGGCCGTCGAACTGAAAGGCGGCAAGCCTTTCACCACCGAGTACTACGGTGTGGCCGCCAGACTGGGCAAGGACGACCTCGTCCGCCGGGTCAACAAGGTGCTCGTCGACTACCGCAACGGCCCCTGGATGACGGCGTACACGAAGTGGCTCCAGGCGGATCTTCCCGGAATATCCGGCCCGCCGGCGCCGAAGTACCGGAACAATTGA
- a CDS encoding 6-phospho-beta-glucosidase: protein MLHDIGGQAPNPRQTKIAVVGGGSTYTPELIDGFARLRDTLPIGELVLVDPAAERLELVGGLARRIFAKQGHPATVTTTSDLDAGVAGADAVLLQLRVGGQAARQQDETWPLECGCIGQETTGAGGLAKALRTVPVVLDIAERVRRASPDAWIIDFTNPVGIVTRALLQAGHRAIGLCNVAIGFQRKFAALLGVAPGDVHLDHVGLNHLTWERGVRLGGPEGENVLPKLLAEHGDTIAGDLHLPRPLLDRLGTVPSYYLRYFYAHDAVVEEMWTKPSRAAEVAAMEKQLLEMYGDPALDEKPALLAKRGGAFYSEAAVDLAAALLGSGGSPYQVVNTYNNGTLPFLADDAVIEVQAAIGARGATPLPVPQLDPLCAGLVANVTAYEQLALEAALHGGRDRVFKALLAHPLIGQYAYAESLTDQLIAHNQEHLAWA, encoded by the coding sequence ATGCTGCATGACATCGGGGGACAAGCCCCGAACCCCCGGCAGACAAAGATCGCAGTCGTGGGTGGCGGATCCACCTATACCCCCGAACTGATCGACGGATTCGCACGGTTGAGGGACACCCTCCCGATCGGGGAACTCGTTCTCGTCGACCCGGCGGCCGAACGGCTGGAGCTGGTCGGCGGTCTGGCCCGGCGGATCTTCGCCAAGCAGGGTCACCCGGCGACCGTGACGACGACCAGCGACCTGGACGCGGGCGTCGCCGGAGCCGACGCCGTCCTGCTCCAACTGCGCGTCGGCGGTCAGGCGGCGCGGCAGCAGGACGAGACCTGGCCGCTGGAGTGCGGCTGCATCGGGCAGGAGACGACCGGCGCGGGCGGCCTCGCCAAGGCGCTGCGCACGGTGCCGGTGGTGCTGGACATCGCCGAGCGGGTGCGCAGGGCCAGCCCGGACGCCTGGATCATCGACTTCACCAACCCGGTCGGGATCGTGACGCGTGCGCTGCTCCAGGCCGGTCACCGGGCCATCGGGCTGTGCAATGTGGCGATCGGCTTCCAACGGAAGTTCGCGGCACTGCTGGGTGTGGCACCGGGCGATGTGCATCTGGACCATGTGGGCCTGAACCACCTGACGTGGGAGAGGGGTGTGCGCCTCGGCGGCCCCGAGGGCGAGAACGTCCTGCCGAAGCTGCTCGCCGAGCACGGCGACACGATCGCCGGCGATCTGCATCTGCCGCGCCCGCTCCTCGACCGGCTCGGCACCGTCCCCTCGTACTACCTGCGCTACTTCTACGCGCACGACGCGGTCGTGGAGGAGATGTGGACCAAGCCGTCGCGCGCCGCCGAGGTCGCCGCGATGGAGAAGCAGCTGCTGGAGATGTACGGCGACCCGGCGCTCGACGAGAAGCCCGCGCTGCTCGCCAAGCGCGGCGGGGCCTTCTACTCGGAGGCCGCCGTCGATCTCGCCGCGGCGCTGCTGGGCAGCGGAGGAAGCCCCTACCAGGTGGTGAACACCTACAACAACGGCACGCTGCCGTTCCTCGCCGACGACGCCGTGATCGAGGTGCAGGCCGCGATCGGCGCGCGGGGCGCGACACCGCTGCCCGTGCCGCAGCTGGACCCGCTCTGCGCGGGGCTGGTCGCGAACGTCACCGCGTACGAGCAACTGGCCCTGGAGGCGGCGCTGCACGGCGGCCGCGACCGGGTCTTCAAGGCACTGCTCGCACACCCCCTGATCGGCCAGTACGCGTACGCCGAATCGCTCACGGACCAGCTGATCGCACACAACCAGGAGCATCTCGCGTGGGCGTGA